The Candidatus Omnitrophota bacterium nucleotide sequence AAGAGCTTGCGCGTGCGCGTTTTGAGAAGACCCGGAAAAATATGGAGTTGTCTTTCAATGAGCATATAGCGATAATACGCCCGCCGCTCAGGGAAACTTTTATATCGCTGATACTCAATCTTCACGAATGGGGGCAGCTCAACACTTTTTTCGTCAGGTTCGCGTCTCTCTATCCGCAGCTGGAAAGGATCGCTCTCCATTCCTCCGGACGCCGTCTTGCCGAAATGTCAAGATGGCCAGAGGGCAGTTTCGGGAAGGCCCAGATTGATCCTGAAACGTCGCTGAGCAATATTTTCTGGCTTGCCGGCAAACCCTATGTCGAATTCGCTCTTCCTTCCGATAATGACCGCGAGGTGCGGGGAACAATAGCGCTTGCTCCTTTCATAGAAGAGGCGGAGAAAATGACTTTAACGCCTGGCGGTTCGGTTAAAGTTTACTCCACTCCGCCGGGATCCGCTCCGTCGGGTGATACCAAAGCGGGCTGTACAGAAAAACGGTATCCTCTTCTGGAAGGGCGGTGGACATTGTGCCTTATGGAAGAAGAGTCCCATGGCTTTTATAAAGGCTTTCGCAACGGATTTGTTATATTCTCGCTGGTAGCGCTCGCTTTCACTTTTTCGCTGGCGATGTCTTTCGCCAACAATCTGACATCACGCCTTGAGGCGTTGGCCTCCGGAAGCATAGCGCAGGGAGAGGGTTTTGACGAGATCTCGGCTCTCGAGGAGAAATTGAGTGGATTTTACGATATAAAAAGCAAACTCAAAAAACAGATCAGTTCGCAGGAATCCGCCGGGATACTCGGGCATCATGTCGCGATGATAGGGCATGAGTTCAGGAATCCCATCGCCGCGATAAAAAACGCGCAGTATTTTATAGACTCGCAGCTGCCCCCGGCGTTAAAGAAGAGCAAAATAGGCAGGCACCTGGATATCATAAAAAACGAGATAAAGCAGATATCGTTTATGATAGAGGATCTTCTCAGTCTTTCAAGATTAAAACCGCCGGTTTTCGCGCTTTGTGATATAGGCGGGATTCTGGGCGAATGCGTTGAGATGTTCAAGCAGGAATACAAACTCATTGATTTTGAACTGGCTGTGAAAAAAAATCTCCGGGCTCAGGCCGACGCGTCGGAAATAAGGCAGGTCTTCGCCAACATTATCAAAAATGCCTGCGAGGCCATAACTCCTCCCGGAGAAATCAAAATATCGGCTTCTGTCGATAAGAATTCCATCAGGATCAGATTCGCCGATAGCGGATGCGGAATCCCGGCCGATAAGATAAAAGAGATATGGGAACCTTTTATTTCCACAAAAAGTTCCGGTATGGGATTCGGCCTGGCGACGGTCAAAAAGATAGTGGAAGAAAGGCATAAAGGGACGATCTCGCTCACAAGCAGGGAGGGGGAGGGCACGAAAATGACGGTGTACCTGCCCTGCGAGCAGCAACAGTTATGAAAAAAAGAATTCTTGTGGTCGATGACGATTTCAGCGTCAGAGAGACACTCGCCGATATCCTGCGCAGCCGCGATTATGAGGTCGTGGAAGCCTCATCCGGCGCCGAGGCCGTGGTGAATGCCTCGGCCGGAAAATATGATTGCGTTATAATAGACCTGCGATTGCCCGATACCACGGGGCTTGAAGTCATTGAAAAAATATCCGGCGATGTGCCGAAAAACAAAATAATAGTCATCACCGGTTACGCGTCTTCCGATATGCTGGCGAAAACTCTTGAGGAGGCCGAGTTTTTTCTTTTGCTCAAGCCCGTTGACACGGAGCAGATGCTTTCAGTCGTTACAAAAATTATCGCGCAATGAACGACGAATCCGCCTGGATTGTCCCTTACGGAAACCTCATGACCATCCTTATGATATTTTTTCTGCTGCTCTACGCTTACACATATCTGACGGGCCAGGTGCGCTATGAAAAAGTCGTCGCATCACTCACCGAGGGCTTCGGCCGTTCCGCTCCGATAAAGGAGGTGGAGCTGGCGGAATATCTTGAGAATTATTTTTCCACAAGGGAAGAATATCTCAAAAACATGGACATGGCTTCGGACAGGATAACGCTGATGTTCAATCTTCCCGTTTTTTTTGAGAAAGAC carries:
- a CDS encoding HAMP domain-containing histidine kinase produces the protein ELARARFEKTRKNMELSFNEHIAIIRPPLRETFISLILNLHEWGQLNTFFVRFASLYPQLERIALHSSGRRLAEMSRWPEGSFGKAQIDPETSLSNIFWLAGKPYVEFALPSDNDREVRGTIALAPFIEEAEKMTLTPGGSVKVYSTPPGSAPSGDTKAGCTEKRYPLLEGRWTLCLMEEESHGFYKGFRNGFVIFSLVALAFTFSLAMSFANNLTSRLEALASGSIAQGEGFDEISALEEKLSGFYDIKSKLKKQISSQESAGILGHHVAMIGHEFRNPIAAIKNAQYFIDSQLPPALKKSKIGRHLDIIKNEIKQISFMIEDLLSLSRLKPPVFALCDIGGILGECVEMFKQEYKLIDFELAVKKNLRAQADASEIRQVFANIIKNACEAITPPGEIKISASVDKNSIRIRFADSGCGIPADKIKEIWEPFISTKSSGMGFGLATVKKIVEERHKGTISLTSREGEGTKMTVYLPCEQQQL
- a CDS encoding response regulator; amino-acid sequence: MKKRILVVDDDFSVRETLADILRSRDYEVVEASSGAEAVVNASAGKYDCVIIDLRLPDTTGLEVIEKISGDVPKNKIIVITGYASSDMLAKTLEEAEFFLLLKPVDTEQMLSVVTKIIAQ